The Lewinella sp. 4G2 nucleotide sequence TTCATCAAGAATATTTCAAATGTAGTGAAGTTGAATGCTGAGAACCTAGGTCCATTTATTAAATACATAGATGGATTAGATGTTAGTTCTTGTCTAAATGTAGGGGCATGGGAAAATTCTAGCTATAAGCCCACTCCAACAATCGTCCAAGCAGCTCAGGCATTATATAAAGGGCATAATGTCGACGAGATATCAAGGTCTGACTCCGGAGCGATAAATTTATCTAAAACAGCGAACTGTCTTAGCTCAATAATAGAATCCTCGAAGCAAAGTAGACAAAAATCGATATGCTTTGTAACAGGGGTTCCAGGAGCAGGTAAAACCTTGGCTGGTTTAAATATTGCAACAAGTCGAATGAAAGTTGATGAGGATGAACATGCAGTATTCCTTTCTGGAAACGGCCCTCTAGTCGATGTATTAAGAGAAGCGTTAACGCGCGATGAAGTCAGAACAGGAAAAAGCTCGGGAGTAATCATCACAAAAAAAGAAGCAGCAATAAAATCGAACGCTTTCATCCAAAATATTCACCACTTTCGAGATGATAATTTAAGGTCAATTAAGCCGCCAGTTGAGAAAGTCGTAGTATTTGATGAAGCCCAACGTGCATGGACAAAAAAACAAGCTTCTGATTTTATGTCTCGTAAGAAGGGAGTTTCAGATTTTGATATGTCAGAACCGGAATTCTTAATCAGCGTAATGGATCGGCATAGTGACTGGTGTACCATAGTTTGTCTCATCGGTGGTGGACAAGAGATAAACACTGGTGAAGCAGGATTAGAGGAATGGGTAGCTTCTCTAGGTAATTCGTATACTGATTGGAAGGTCTATTTTTCGGAGCAGATTGTTCAAGATCAAAATTACTTGAGGACCACCGAGTCTATATCGTGGCTAAAGTACAACGGAAATAGAGAGACTAACTTACATCTTGCTGTCTCAGTTAGATCATTTAGATCCGAACGGGTGTCAGAATTCGTACAAAGCTTACTTGATGTTAACCTGCTACGATGTCAGCAAACTTACGAATCGATTCACAAAGAATTTCCTATCGTGGTGACTAGAAGTTTAAAGAAAGCAAAGCAATGGTTAAGATTCCGACGAAGAGGAACAGAGAGGATCGGAATAGTATCATCGTCAGGAGCTAAAAGGCTAAGAACTGTTAGCGTGGACGTTGCTCATTCAATAGTACCTTCCAATTGGTTTTTAAACACAAGTTCTGACATTAGGTCGTCAGACTTTCTAGAGGAAGTTGCAACTGAGTTTGATATTCAAGGTCTAGAAATAGATTGGACTTGTTTAGCATGGGGAGCAAATTTATTTCTTGATGAAAATAATGAATGGAATTTCAGAAAACTGAGTGGGACCAAGTGGCAGAAGATCAAGAAGGATGTTGATCAACAATATTTGTTGAATTCATACAGGGTGTTGCTGACTAGGGCGAGACAAGGTATGATCATCTTTATTCCAGAAGGCGACTCAAGAGATCAAACACGAGATATTCGTTTCTATGATGGAACATTTGCTTTCCTAAAAGCAATTGGCTTACAGGAAATTTAGATGCATGGAACACCGCAGCCGCGTCAACCCACGCGGATCGCCGGTGGGGTGGAGCCTAAGTTTCGGGGGAGGGACCATCTTGTGCTTTGCCCTATCTTTGGTGGTGCGCGCGGGCTGCGCGACTGCAAACGTTGGGCGTAACAGAATAAATACTATGACTTAGAATACGTTCGTTCATGGTCGTGTTGGGCCAGAAAGAAACAAACACTATGCCTCAGAGGACGTTCGTTCACTGTTGTGTTAGGCGGAAAATGTACAGACTCCTGACAGGCGAAACTTAAAAATGGCCTAACCTGTTACTATCGATTAGAAGACAAAAGATGTCAAAATGGTACTAGAATCACCACTAACTAACGTACAGCTTGAACTGATGAAGATGTTTAGTCATGATCTTGATGATGATGACCTGATCTCTCTTAAACGGACTTTGGCAAATTTCTTTGCTGAGAAAGCCAGCGCTGAGATGGATAGGCTTTGGAAGGAGAAAAACTGGTCTGATCAAACTATGGAGAACTGGCTAGAAGGAGATAAGGAATTCAGCGAGCAGTGAGAGTTGTATTAGATACAAATAGCCTGATCGTTTCAATTGGTCGAAAATCTAAATTCCGTCCAATATTTGATTCACTTCTCCACGGTCAAATCACTTTGGTCGTTTCTAATGATGTTCTTTCCGAATACGTTGAAATACTAGAGCAAAGAACAAATGCAATAGTTGCAGAAAACATTGGTAACTTCTTGATGAGGTCGCCTGACGTGAATAAGATTGAAATATATTTTAAATGGGCCGCAATATACGCGGATGCGCATGATAACAAATTTGTCGATTGTGCACTCAATGGAAATGCTCAATTCATTGTGACTGATGACAAGCACTTAAATGTTTTGAAGGAAACTGAATTCCCAAAGATGAAAGTCATCAGAACCAGAGACTTTTTGAATATGATTAGTGAGCAGGATGGATTATAGGCAGGGCTTCATCACGATCATCCATTACCGATGGAGTGTTGAGTAATCGAATCTAGATAACTAGGCTCCTTAACCAGCAAACATATACGGATAACCAAATCTATATGGGTGAGTAGATCTATGATTGGTCTAATTAATAAAATCTGCCCAACACGGCAATCCACGTCAAGCCGCTGTTACTTCGAGTCGATTGTAATATTAAGTCCATAGCCCGGCCACTGGTCCGAACACTCGGATGGCCAAAAGTCCTCCGCAAGCTCCGGAGTTTTGGCCATGCTCGCTTACCGGCCCAGTGCCCTTTTAGTTCCAATTGAGTATCTTAGTAAAGTTAAAGACGCGGCCTGCGTGGGCTGTAATCGTTCTGCGAAATCAACAAAACAAGCTATTGAAATATAATTTTCCCCTCTTCCTTAAAAAACTGATGACTCCAATCGACCATCAATTGTAAGAGTGGATTTAAACTTTCCCCAAAATCGGTTAAACTATATTCTACTATTTTTGGCTCCTTACTTTTAATCTCTACTCTAACTATTAATTTATCTTTTTCGAGTTTTTTCAGTTGATCTGTAAGAGTTTTGTCAGTGATTTCGGGAATCAATTTTTTGATTTGGTTAAACCGAAGCTTCTCCTGACTAAGATACCAGAGTATTGGTAATCTCTATTTCCCACTAATGTATCGATTGACTAAATCCATAGAGCAATGAAAGCTCTCATTTCTGACGGATAATCTAATTTCTTTTCCTTCAAATTTCATAAGACAAGTTTATACTATCCATGTGGATAGTTATTGTGTAGGTAGTTTAAGAAACATAGTTTTGCGCTTCACTAAGAAACAAACCATGAAGACAGCTATCATAATTGGATACGGACCTGGGGTAAGTCACTATGTAGGTCATCTATTGGGAGGCAGAGGTTATCGACTAGGCATCATAAGTAGAAGTAAAGATAGACTAGAAAAATATTCCAGCTCCAACATGATAAAAGGAGTTTCTACTACGTTTAGGGTGGCAGATGCATATGATACGGACAGATTACTGCAAGCAGTTAGTGAACTTGTCGCTGAACTTGGAGGTGTTGATCTCATTATCTATAATGCTGCTGCGTTAAAGATGCGTGGTATTTTAGAGGATAATATATCAGAAATGTTAGATGACTACAAAATTACTGTTTTGAATGGTCTTGAGGTAGTTAAAAGTAATATTCAACATCTATCTGACAAGAGGGGTACAGTAATTTTCACAGGTGCTGTTTTTTCGGAAAATCCTAGTTCTGATTTTGGTTCCCTGTCTTTAGGAAAGGCTTCATTGAAAAATCTTGTCTACCAACTTAACCCATTATTGAATAAGCACAATATAAATGTGGGCTTGATAACTATCATGGGCCATATGCATGAAGGTGCAGATAAATATCACCCGAGTAGTGTCGCAGAGAAGTATATTGAGTTACTAGACGACCCCTCAAAAACTGAAATTATTTACTAATGGATATAATAATCACTTTTATAGAAGGTTGGAACTCTCCCCACTCAGACAGAAGAGGTGAACTAATTAGATTGTCCACCTCTAAAGATATCATTTATAGTGATACTCATGTTCCTGAAGAAATTATTGGTAGAGATAAGCTAGTTGGATTGGTGACTTTATTTCGAAGTAGAATAAGTCATAAATTAACTATAGTTGATGACATAAATTGTCACCACAACCGCTTCTATTTTCGTTGGAGGTTGATCGAAGATCATCATACGCTATCAGATGGTGTCTACTTTGGAACGATAGATGCTTCCGGGAGGATTTCTGAACTCATTGGATTCATTGATAACTTTTATGGATTCAGATGACCTACAATAGGCTCTATCAGAAAATAGGGCAGACCGTAAATCCAACTTTATTGACAAAATAAAATTCGCAGAACACCGCAGCCGCGTCACCCCCCGCGCGGATCGTCGGTGGGGCGGAGCCGAAGTTTTGGGGGAGGGACCATCCTTTGCTTTGCCTTATCTTAGGTGGGAGGCGCGGGCTGCGCGGCTGCAAACGTTGGGCGTGACGAGGTCGGTCAACAGACAAACTTGACAACGTACAAGAGACATACTTGACACTTTTAATTGGCGAGATTTGATTAAAAATCATGCCATTTAAAAGCAGTTCATCGATGGACCAACAGCAATCATTCATACGTGATTGCCTAACGGACGAATATTCATTTTCAAGTCTTTGCAGAGCCTACAAGATTAGCCGCCAGGCGGGGTATAATCTCGTAGCTCGATACCAAGCTGAAGGAGATAATTGCTTTGCACAGCGATCTCGTCGTCCATCATCCAGTCCGAATGCGACGCCGGATTATATAATTGACCGAATCAAGTTCTGGCGTTTGCGAAAGGATAAGAATCAATGGGGAGCCAGGAAGATTCGGGTCAAACTCTTAGAGGAGTATATTGAAGAGGCGGTGCCAAGTACAACGACTATCAATAATATTCTGAAACGTGAAAAGCTGATTACTCCTAATAAGAGAAGGCGTTTAGTTGAGCCCCAGCGTCCGGTGTTTGATCCTTGCGCAAACAATGAGATATGGTCCGTAGACCATAAGGGTAAGTTCTACCTGGGGAATGGCAGAAGATGCTCTCCAATGACAGTGTGCGACTCTAAAAGCCGCTACCTACTCTTAGCTAAAGGACAGTACAAGGAGACATGGTGGGATACTCAGAAGGAGCTCTAAGCTCTTTTTCAGCGCTATGGACAACCTGAGTATCTACACAGTGACAATGGTAGTGCTTTCGCTAGTATCCAGAGCCCGCGGGGCTTTGGCTCTCTATCTTATTGGTTGTTAGATCACGATATAGTGCCAGTGTTTAGCGATCCTGGGAGCCCTTCACAAAACGGGCGTCACGAAAGAATGCACCGAGATTTAAAGGCGGAATGCTGTAGTCCAGGTCAGGTCGACCTAAGGACTCAGAATCGCTCTATGAACTTATTTGTGAAGGAGTATAACGAGATGCGGCCTCACGAAGCATTAGACATGCGGACACCCGCTGCAGTACATGATTGGTCGTCGAGACAGTATAAGCAGAAGGTACGTGCTCCTGAATATGGAGCGGACATGTCAGTGCGTAAGGTGTCATTGAGCGGCGCTTTGCGCTGGAAGTCCTACGAATACCTTAGTATCTGCAACGCACTAGCGGGGAAGTACATCGGAGTAAAGTCATTACCTAATCGAGTATACGAAATCTACTATCGGCAGGAATGCTTAGGATGCTTTCAAGAGGGTAGTGAAGTGGTCAATGGTCGATATTACCTGTTGAGTTCAGATCGAGATTTACCGGAGCGCTATCGGGACACGAAGGCTCGGAAACGTCGATAGTAGATAGAGAACGTCTGATGGCTATGTATCTCTCTGAAGCTAATTTAGGCGGCAAAAAAATCTTTATCAGGGTAGGGTCAAATGAAGGAAAAGAGATGATAACGGATGCGGAAGCAATCTTTACTAAATTTGAATCTCAAGCAATGGATGATAATTCATTAAATTTTGCAATCATAGCAGGAGGAAAATCCAATGGTGGGCACTGGAATATGACTTGGAGAGAATCTTTTGCATTATGCTATCCTTGGTTAACGGAATTAGAATAAACCCGTGTCAAAAAATTGATACACACCTACAAAAACAATCCCATTCGTCAGTCCTTACTGCGCACCTGCGGCAGCGCCTGCTTATCTTTAATATGTATGTGATCAATGATTTTAGAGGCTTACTTCTTTCGTTCTATTTGTCGCTTTAATTGAAACTTTTCACGTATCTTTCATCCGCATCAGCTACACCCCTATGTCCGTCAAAAACTGGAAAGATTACCTTTTACAAGTATCCCTGATCATTGTTTCCCTATTCATCGCCTTCGGGGTAAACCGCTGCGGCGATAGGGCACGTGACAATAATAAACTGGAGATATACCAGGATGCCATCACGGAGGAAATCGCCTACGAGATCGACGCCACGCAGAGCAATATCGCCGACGCACTTAACGACCTGGAAGACTTAGGGACGGGTATCGATCTGCTTAGAAACAAAAACCCGGAATCCCTCCCTCAAGCCCTCGAAGCCATCGGAACTGTTTTGCAGCGCGGCGTCTTCCGTGGCTTCGAGCCGATGGTTTACGAACAAATGTCCGCCGCCGGCGACCTGCTGCTTATTGAGGACCTTGAATACCGCTCCTCCCTCGCGTCGCTGTCCGCTTTTCGTCGTGATTACGTCCAGCAAGACCTAGCCCGTCACGACGCCATTACGCTGGAAACCATCGCGGAGATCGCCGAGTACGTCGATCTCATGTGCCTGCGAAGCGTCGAGCCCAGCAATATGCGTCAGTGCCTTCCGGACCCGGAGCGTCTATACCGTGAAATGGGTTCCGACTTGGCCAAACTCACTCGCCACGCCGAACTCCGCGCCTTTCACCTTAATCTTTATCTGAAGTCCTTGCAGAATATGGAAAAGCGTATTGAGTAGCAGAGGGCGCTGCCGCAGGTGCAATTAAATGGGGATGAACCAGCCAGGCAAACTGATTGGCCAGTTGATTTATACGGACTTCTATCGAAATTAATGGCTACTGGCCGCTCCATGTGTGAGCCGTATTTGCAGCGGTATCAACTTGTCCCTAGTACTGCTTTTCGGCAATTACCACCTGAAGGGTCCACGGAGGCCCACCTTGCAAAAGTCATATTGTTTTCCGAAATTGCTGTTACCACGCTTTCTTGGGACGATTCCTCGTCCCTTCAACCAAGTCAGCGCGAGTTTTCAAGCGATTCATCCTTAGTGGAACGGTAACTAGTTAGATTGCCAATTTAGAGCGATTTCCGTGGATCCACCTCAATGCAAAAAAAATCACCGGCAGTGGGGGCAAATAATGAAAAGAATACACCGATGCGGGAAAGCGATGCAAGTATTGACACAATCAAGGCCAAGTCCAAAAAAGGGTCATCAAAGAAAGCGTTCAAGAGCAAAACCTTAGATACGTATCTGAAGAACCAGAGTCGTTTGTTGATGAGCTCAATCTCCATCGCGGACAAAAAGGCGTCCATTTTGATCAGGTTGAATACTGCATTGGTATCAAGTTTGATCGTATTTGAAAGCTACTTTAACGTCAATCTGAGTTTGAATCAATACTTCGTTCCAGTTTTGATCATAGGCTTATCCATCTCATTGCTGTTCGCGATACTCGTTGCCAAACCTTTCAGTTACAAACTTTACGCCGTCCTGAACAAAGTGGTAAAGAGTAGCTACCCGAAACTTGAAGAGAATAACTTCTTCTTAATCGACGACGTCTCTTTCAGCGACTACGAAGCGTCGATGGAAAAAGTCGTTGAGTCTCAGGACCTCCAGATAGGTAACTTGACACGGTTTAATTTCTTCATGAGTAAGAGTATATCCCAAAAGTTTGTTCTGCTAGAAATAGCCTATACGATCTTTTTCCTGACTCTGTTCAGTGTCCTCGTTTTATATTTATTTTCCAAGTTTGCTTGAGGTTTGGGACTAGCTATCACATCAGAATGAAATGGAGGTTGAGAAGTGAATTGGACCTGTAAGGAATTGGTAATACAAGACTGATTAAAGCATCGAATCATCACAACTGGAGCAATTAGTGATACGCAGTATCGAGAGAGCCACTTGGCATCGCTGGTTTTATTTAAAGTAACCTAACAGATTCAGTTAAAGTGATCATAATAAAGGACTGGCTGGCATACTTGCTGGACTTTCCACGATGTCCCATCTTTATTTTCACTGTCGAATTTACACCAGCAAACACCCAACCATGAAAACCCTAACTCTGCTATTCTTCTTTTCCCTAAGCACCATGCTATCTGCCCAACCACTCTCTCAACAGTTAGGTGGCATCAAGACCGATTTTACCATCTACTTCCAGAGTCAACAAGTGGAGGTGCTCGACCAAGTAGTTATCAAACGCGGATTAAGCAATTACCAGTACGAAACGGATGGCATCTTGGAACACGCGTACGGTTTCGGCTACGGCTTGCAGACCTACCGCTTGGAAGTGATGTCTCCGGTTGATTTTGAGATCGAAGAGCGACGTAGAAAGTCCCATTACCGGCTCGTTTTCTTCGGGGAGGACGGCACTAAACTACTCAGTCGTTATCTCTCAAGATCCCACCTTTTCGTACTGAAGGGTGACGTCAATTTCTATTCCATTAACCTGGAGGATATTCCAATGCTGCTGCTCGACAACACCGCGAGTATTGATATTGAATTCGTCTACTAGATTCAAGGATTCGAGTTTGAATCGTTATTGCACATCAACCCCTTTCTCGGTCCTTACCGTGCACCCGCGGCAGCGCAAAATTGCCAGCTCAAACATAATCATGAGCCCAAAATTGCACGGACTCATTTCACACCAACTACCGGCTTCGTCCAAAACAGGCCAGGGTTATGCGTCCGGTAGGTAGTTACGTTGACGTTATCCGCCCAGGTCTCAACTGCTTTGGCTGGTAGCTCCTGAGCTGTTCCGGCCGGCCGGAGTTCTACGTAGACACGTTGCTTATTCGTTGCACTAGTTTCGTACCCATAGGTGCTGTGTAGTGGCGTAGCAAAACGATACAGATTTTTGGCCATGTAATACCCGAGGTACCATTCCTTGTCGGTGGTGGCGCGGTAGTTCCAGTTTGCGTCGGGGTTGATGAGCAACGGTTCGTCGTTGATAAGCCGTTCGCGTACTTCCGGGATGCTTAATAAAGTACCCTCTTCGTTCATGACGTAGGCGTTTTGCGTTGGGTCCAACCAGACCCATTTATCCAGGTGTTGGGAATAGGCCGTGTTGATCACGTGGCAATCAAAATCGGTGGTATCCCGGGGAAGGCACGTCACGAAGCGGGAAGGAATGCCCATCGCCAGATACACTTCATTCAGTACGACGCCGAGTCCGCGGCAATTCAATGTGCCTTTGCCCGCCCCACAGGTGGTGATCAGGGCGTCTGCGTCCATGGTGGTGGGATTATTTTTGCCTCCATCGTGTTCAACGGCGTTGTGCACCCACCGCATGAGGTTAAGCATTTGGGATATATCATTGCC carries:
- a CDS encoding putative toxin-antitoxin system toxin component, PIN family: MRVVLDTNSLIVSIGRKSKFRPIFDSLLHGQITLVVSNDVLSEYVEILEQRTNAIVAENIGNFLMRSPDVNKIEIYFKWAAIYADAHDNKFVDCALNGNAQFIVTDDKHLNVLKETEFPKMKVIRTRDFLNMISEQDGL
- a CDS encoding DUF2075 domain-containing protein, translating into MKRSYYDDQFSEFKKLEVNHILGELSLNHSFDLNDLQKNAWVSQIQLLQEAIDDNIRGKIYFEFGIPRMGKRVDNILIINGIILVVEFKIGEKSYPKHAVEQVLDYSIDLQNFHEGSHSALLIPVLVCTKGYEESFSLEFIKNISNVVKLNAENLGPFIKYIDGLDVSSCLNVGAWENSSYKPTPTIVQAAQALYKGHNVDEISRSDSGAINLSKTANCLSSIIESSKQSRQKSICFVTGVPGAGKTLAGLNIATSRMKVDEDEHAVFLSGNGPLVDVLREALTRDEVRTGKSSGVIITKKEAAIKSNAFIQNIHHFRDDNLRSIKPPVEKVVVFDEAQRAWTKKQASDFMSRKKGVSDFDMSEPEFLISVMDRHSDWCTIVCLIGGGQEINTGEAGLEEWVASLGNSYTDWKVYFSEQIVQDQNYLRTTESISWLKYNGNRETNLHLAVSVRSFRSERVSEFVQSLLDVNLLRCQQTYESIHKEFPIVVTRSLKKAKQWLRFRRRGTERIGIVSSSGAKRLRTVSVDVAHSIVPSNWFLNTSSDIRSSDFLEEVATEFDIQGLEIDWTCLAWGANLFLDENNEWNFRKLSGTKWQKIKKDVDQQYLLNSYRVLLTRARQGMIIFIPEGDSRDQTRDIRFYDGTFAFLKAIGLQEI
- a CDS encoding helix-turn-helix domain-containing protein, which translates into the protein MDQQQSFIRDCLTDEYSFSSLCRAYKISRQAGYNLVARYQAEGDNCFAQRSRRPSSSPNATPDYIIDRIKFWRLRKDKNQWGARKIRVKLLEEYIEEAVPSTTTINNILKREKLITPNKRRRLVEPQRPVFDPCANNEIWSVDHKGKFYLGNGRRCSPMTVCDSKSRYLLLAKGQYKETWWDTQKEL
- a CDS encoding SDR family NAD(P)-dependent oxidoreductase → MKTAIIIGYGPGVSHYVGHLLGGRGYRLGIISRSKDRLEKYSSSNMIKGVSTTFRVADAYDTDRLLQAVSELVAELGGVDLIIYNAAALKMRGILEDNISEMLDDYKITVLNGLEVVKSNIQHLSDKRGTVIFTGAVFSENPSSDFGSLSLGKASLKNLVYQLNPLLNKHNINVGLITIMGHMHEGADKYHPSSVAEKYIELLDDPSKTEIIY
- a CDS encoding transglutaminase family protein, encoding MQPRYLLLFFAVVFATVLNGQANLPVLYSTDTVISLRNGDDAETESWRLAPELYPDQFSSSKLGESVTFISDLDSISYTLKEGEAFDFVVVRGTDSAFTRIVYEVSKLQVLKAYAAYDTDERMDIPNFTYASADSPYLLALREKYHLDSIAGQGNDISQMLNLMRWVHNAVEHDGGKNNPTTMDADALITTCGAGKGTLNCRGLGVVLNEVYLAMGIPSRFVTCLPRDTTDFDCHVINTAYSQHLDKWVWLDPTQNAYVMNEEGTLLSIPEVRERLINDEPLLINPDANWNYRATTDKEWYLGYYMAKNLYRFATPLHSTYGYETSATNKQRVYVELRPAGTAQELPAKAVETWADNVNVTTYRTHNPGLFWTKPVVGVK
- a CDS encoding integrase core domain-containing protein produces the protein MFSDPGSPSQNGRHERMHRDLKAECCSPGQVDLRTQNRSMNLFVKEYNEMRPHEALDMRTPAAVHDWSSRQYKQKVRAPEYGADMSVRKVSLSGALRWKSYEYLSICNALAGKYIGVKSLPNRVYEIYYRQECLGCFQEGSEVVNGRYYLLSSDRDLPERYRDTKARKRR
- a CDS encoding helix-turn-helix domain-containing protein, which translates into the protein MLWYLSQEKLRFNQIKKLIPEITDKTLTDQLKKLEKDKLIVRVEIKSKEPKIVEYSLTDFGESLNPLLQLMVDWSHQFFKEEGKIIFQ